Proteins encoded together in one Gigantopelta aegis isolate Gae_Host chromosome 8, Gae_host_genome, whole genome shotgun sequence window:
- the LOC121379715 gene encoding extensin-like, which yields MSYSNPSSYDYYNLCHVPTPSSYDYYNLCYVPTPSSYDYYNLCHVPTPSSYDYYNLCYVPTPSPNDHYNLCHVPTPSPNDHYNLCHVPIPSPIDHYNLCHVPIPSPNDHYNLCHVPIPSPIDHYNLCHVPIPSPIDHYNLCHVPIPNPNDHYNLCHVPIPSPIDHYNLCHVPTPAPMTLTTYVMF from the coding sequence ATGTCATATTCCAATCCTAGCTCCTATGACTATTACAACCTATGTCATGTTCCAACCCCCAGCTCCTATGACTATTACAACCTATGCTATGTTCCAACCCCCAGCTCCTATGACTATTACAACCTATGTCATGTTCCAACCCCCAGCTCCTATGACTATTACAACCTATGCTATGTTCCAACCCCCAGTCCCAATGACCATTACAACCTATGTCATGTTCCAACCCCCAGCCCCAATGACCATTACAACCTATGCCATGTTCCAATACCCAGCCCCATTGACCATTACAACCTCTGCCATGTTCCAATACCCAGCCCCAATGACCATTACAACCTATGCCATGTTCCAATACCCAGCCCCATTGACCATTACAACCTATGCCATGTTCCAATACCCAGCCCCATTGACCATTACAACCTATGCCATGTTCCAATCCCCAACCCCAATGACCATTACAACCTCTGCCATGTTCCAATACCCAGCCCCATTGACCATTACAACCTATGCCATGTTCCAACCCCAGCTCCCATGACCCTTACAACCTATGTCATGTTCTAA